Below is a genomic region from Streptomyces katrae.
CGACCTCCGCGTAGACGGTCGCGCCGCGGCGGCGGGCCGCCTCCAGTTCCTCCAGGACGAACACGGCGGCGCCCTCGCCGAGGACGAAGCCCCGGCGGGTGGCGTCGAAGGGCCGGGAGGCCCGCGCCGGATCGTCGTTGAGGCTGGTCGTCGCCTTGACCGCGTCGAAGCACGCCAGGGTGAGGGGCGTGATCGGGGCGTCGGTGGCGCCGGTGACCATGACGTCGGCGCTGCCCTCGCGGATGAGGTCGACGGCGTGCGCCACCGAGTCGATGCCGGAGGTGCAGCCGGTGGAGACCACCGTGGCGGGGCCTTCGGCGCCGACGGCCCAGGCCACTTCGGTGGCGAAGGAGCCGGGCACGAAGTGGTCGTAGAGGTCGGCGGGGGCGCGCATGTGGTCCACCGCCGCGAGCCGGCCGTGGTCGGTGGCCGTCCGGTAGGCCTTGTCGAGGCTGGAGACCGCGCCCACGCCGGTGCCGATGCTGACGCCGGTGCGGTAGGGGTCGAGCGCGGCGAAGTCGAGGCCGCTGTCGGCGACCGCCTCGCGCGCCGCGACCACGCCGAACTGGGCGGCGCGGTCCATGCGGCGGATCTCCTCGTCGGTCAGCCCGTGGAGCTCCGGCAGGAAGTCGGCCTCGGCCGCCACCCGGGAGCGGAAGGGGGAGGCGTCGAAGTGGGTGATCTCGCGCGTGGCCGTGCGCCCCGAGCTCAGCAGTTCCCAGAACTCCCGGACACCGATGCCGCCCGGCGCCAGCACCCCGATGCCCGTGATGACTACCCGGCGGCCCACGGTCGGTGCCCTCCCGTCATCTCTGCGGTCGCGGACATCACTCCGTCGCCGTCCAGTCGTAGAAGCGGGTCGCCATCGCGTCGGCCGGGGAGCGCCAGGTCTCCGGGTCGTACGGCTGGATGAAGGGCTGGAGGTCGTAGCTGATGCGCATGAACCGCGGGTCGTTGCGGGACTGCTCGATGCGCTCGCCGCCGTCGTCCTCGGCGAAGTCCTGGAGGTGGAAGTAGAGCCCGTTGTACGAGAACAGGCGCCGGCGGAGCGTGCCCATGCGCTCCGGCATGTCGGTGCGGTCGAACTCGGCGAAGATCTTGGCCACCTCGGCGCTCGAATGGACGTCCATCCGCGCCACGATCAGGTTGCTGTGCATTGTTTCCACTCTCTCCGGGAATCGGCGGGGTCGGCGGGCCGGCGGTCAGCGGGAGGCCGGGCCGTACAGGCGGATGAAGTCGTCTACTCCGTCGGCGATGAGCGCGTCCTCCTCCGCGCGCCCGAGCGGCAGCGCGCCGTGGAAGGAGCGCTGCACGACGGACGAGGGGACCAGCAGGATGAAGCGCTCCGCGGCCTGGTCGGCGTCGGCGATGTCGAGCAGGCCGCGGGCGGCGACCTGCTGGAGGCGGCGGGCCAGTTCGCGCCGGGCCTGGCGGGGGCCGGTGGCCTGCCACTTGTCGACGGCCTGGGCGGGCAGGTGGGTGACCTCGGCGCTGATGTGCCGGACGATCGCGAAGTGTTCGCGGAAGGCCTCCAGCGGCGCCAGCCAGGCCCGGCCGAGCGCGATCAGGTCCTCGCGGAGGTCGTGGATCTCGGCGAGGTAGCTCTCGGCGACGGCCGCGAGGGAGGCGGCGACGGAGGCGGAGCTGTCCAGGAGGACGCCCAGCAGCAGTTGCTCGTGGTCGGGGAAGTGCCGGCCGACGGCGGCCGTCGGGAGCCCGGCCTCGGCGGCGGTGGCCTCGGCGGTGCAGTGCCTCCAGCCCTCGCGGGCGAGGACGGTCCGGGCCGCCCGGACGATGTCGCTTCGCTCCCCGTCGGGGCCGGCCTGGCCGGCTCCGGGCCCTGCGGGGGCGCGCTCGATCGTTGCTTGCGGCGTTGCCATGTGTGGTTCCTCCGGTTGACGTGCTCGTCCGGCCGTCGGATGCGTCGGCCTCAGGGGGTGCCGGTCGCCGGGGCCCCGGTCGTCAGGGGGTCCCGAACCAGCGCTCGAGCGCCATCGGCAGGTCGTGGTGGCTGCCGGGCGCGGCCCATGCCACGTATCCGTCGGGCCGGATCAGTAGGGCGGTGGTGTCGTGCAGTCCGTCGGCGGCCCCGCGCGGCCGGGCGGTCACGGTGTCGACCCGTTCCGCCCAGGCGGCGGCACGTCCGCGCAGCCGCGGGTTGTCCGCCAGGTCGAGGAGCACCCCGCGGCCGGGGCGCAGCAGTTCGGTGCTGGAGGTGGTGCCGTCGGCCGCGGCCAGCTCCAGGTGGGGCATGCGCCGGCCGAGCAGCGGGTGGGAGCCCTTGCCGACCTCGTAGGTGATCTCCAGGCCGGTGACCATGGCGGCGAGGTGGCGGGCCACGTCCTCGTACGCCATGAGTGCGCGCAGCGAGTCCCGCAGCGGCTGCACCTCGGCGCCGCTGAGGAAGAGCAGCCCCTGGGCGCGGGTGTTCATCAGCAGCCGCCGGCCGACCGCGTGCCGTTCGGTGTGGTAGGTGTCGAGCAGGCCCAGCGGGGCCCGTCCCTGCACCACGGAGGCGAGTTTCCAGCCGAGGTTGAAGGCGTCCTGGATGCCGGTGTTCATGCCCTGTCCGCCGGCGGGCAGGTGGATGTGGGCGGCGTCGCCGGCCAGCAGGACGCGGCCGCGCCGGTACTCGGTGACCTGCCGGGCGGCGTCACCGAAGGCGCTGACCCACACCGGTTCGGCGGCCGAGATGTCCTCGCCGGTGAGCCGCTGCCAGGCGGCGGCGACCTCGTCGAAGGAGGGCGCGCTCTCGCGCCGCCGCGGGGGCGTGCCGCGTTCGCAGACCACGATGCGGGTGGTGCCGCCGGGCAGCGGGCCGACCATGACCATGCCGCCGGGGAGGGTCTCGCCGATCATCCGGGGCTTGAGCTCGATGCCCTTGATGTCGGCGAGGAACATCTCCATGGTGGCCGGGGTGCCGGGGAAGTCGAAGCCGGCGGCCTTGCGCACGGTGCTGCGCCCGCCGTCGCAGCCCACCAGCCAGGAGGCGCGCAGGGTCCGCGTGGCGGCGCCGGGGCCGCGGACCTCCACGTCGACGCCCTCGCCGTCGTCGTGGAGGGAGAGGACGTCCCAGCCGCGCCGGATGTCGGCGCCCAGGCCGGTGGCCCACTCCTCCAGATGCGTTTCGGTGACCGACTGCGGCACGGTCTTGGCCGCCTGGCAGGCGCCGTCGAGCACACCGAAGTCGAGGGGCAGCCCGCCGAAGTGGCCCAGCGTGCTGCGCTCGATGTCGCCGAAGCGGGCGAGGATGCCGCGCTGGTCGAAGGTCTCCAGCGTGCGCGTGGTGAAGCCGAGGCCGCGCGATTCTCCCGTACGCCGCTCCAGGCGTTCCAGGACGACGACGGCGACTCCCGCCAGCCGCAGTTCACCGGCGAGCATCAGGCCCGCGGGACCCGCGCCGACGACGATCACAGGGGCGTCCATCACGTCTCCTTGAATTCGCCTCCGGAGACAGTGCACCGGATCTTGACTACAAGGTTCTTCGGGCGCGAGCGGCCGTTCAATGGCGTGGGGTTCAGGAGTCGGTCAGGTTCCACAAGGGCCGGTCCGCTGCTTCGCGAACCGGCCAAGGGAATGTCAAACCGCGGTCAGACTCCTCGATCCGGGTCCTACCGGATCGAGTGCGGACCGCTGTGGAAGATCGTGCGGGGGAAGACCGTTTCAGGTGCGCGCGGCCGCCCGGCGGTCGAAGCAGGTCCGCACGTCGGTCTCGTTGTAGTAGGTACGGCCCGCGCGCCGGCGCCGGCGCCAGCGCTGCTCGCTGGCCAGCCGGTAGACGGTGCCGGTCGGCGTGTGCCACAGGCGGGCGATGTCGGCTGCGGTGAGCCAGCGTTCGGTGGGCGCGGCCGCCGGGGCGGCGCCGGCTCGGCCGGAGTCCATGGTGTCGCTGAGCTCGCTCCACTGGTCGCTGGTCCAGCGGTGCGCCGGGTCGGCGTCGCACACGACCGCCTGGCCGCTGTCGCGTCCGGTGTCCCGGTCGGCGGTGCGGACGGCGACGGTGAGGGAGCCGGAGCAGCCGGATTCGGGGCAGGCGCCGAGGCGGATGCTGCGGGCGCGGTCGGGGAAGGCGGCGCGGCGTCCGGCACGCACCAGGCGGGCCGTCTCCTCGGTGGCCTCGGCGGCGGCGGGGTGGGCGGCGAGCCAGTCCCCGTTGCGGCGCAGGAAGGCGGTGAGCGCGGCGACGGTGCGCGGCGGGGAGGCGAAGCCGCGCTCCTGCGCGACCAGTCCGCTCCAGGAGCCCAGTACGGAGACCATCCTGGCCCGTACGTCGGCGGCGGCCCCGTTGAAGGGCAGTCCGGGCAGGTCGCCGCCGGTGGTGCGCTCGCGCAGGCTGCCGGGCGCGGCGCCGGCCAGCATCCTGCCGCACTCCTCGTAGAGGTGCGCGAGTTCGGCCAGCCCCGCGTCGAGGTGTTCCCGGCAGGGCCGGCACAGCCGCCCGACCTCGGCCGTGCGCCGGCGGGAGCGCCCGTCGGCGGTCCGGCGGCGGCAGCCCTCCCCCTGGCACGGTGCCGTCACTGCCATGGTCTTCCCCCCTCGGCTCATCGCGGTGCGGACGGGTTCAGCCCTGGCCGAACCGGAAGCCGACGCCGCGGATGGTGATGATCCAGTTGGCGCCGATCTTGTTGCGGAGCGTGCTCACGTGCGTGTCGACGGTGCGGCGGGACCAGGAGTCCCCCCAGACCTGCTGCATCAGCATCTTGCGCGGGATGACCGTGTCGGGGTGCGAGGCGAGGAGGTAGAGCATGTCGAACTCCTTGCGGGTGGTCTCGACGGGCTCCCCGTTCAGGGTCACCTCCCGGGTGCCCGCGTCGATGCGTAGCGGCCCGCAGGTGATCGTGGCCGCCGCGGGCCTCGACGGCCGGGCGCGGCGCATGACCGCCTCCATACGGGCCATCAGCTCGCGGAAGCCGTAGGGCTTGACGAGGTAGTCGTCCGCCCCGGCCTGCAGGCCCAGCACCCGGTCCAGCTCGCTGCCGCGGGCGGTGACCGCGATGACGGGGATCTCGTGGGCGGCGCGGATGCCCCGGCAGACCTCCAGTCCGTCGAGGTCGGGGAGTTCCAGGTCGAGCAGGACCAGGTCGGCGTCGGCGTAGCCGCGCAGCGCCTCGCTCCCGGTGCCGACGATGTCCACTTCGTGTCCGTGCCGGCGCAGACCGCGCGCCAGCGTCTCGGCCTCCATCGCGTTGCTCTCCACGATGAGGACCCGCCACAGGGCCGACTGGGCCGGCGCGTGCGGTGGCACCCTCAGTCCCTCGGCCGGTAGGAACCCACCGTTCGCCCCCGCGGCGGTTGTATGAGGTTCCAGTACAGCGAACGTCCGCTGGTTCATCTGCCCCCCTCCCTCAAGCTCAGTCGAGCCAACGTCAACGAAGATACAAACCGCTTCGTCGGTTTGTCAAAGCCCGCAAATCGCGGCAAGGTTCGCGATAAGTGGATCGAATCAGGCCACAGCGGGGCAGGAATCGCCGTTGATCAAGCCATCAGAGGCGCCCGGCGCCCTCTTCCCATACCAACGGGGCGGTTTAATAATAGAAGGAAACTGATACAGGAGCTATGCGTGATGAAACAAGAACGCGCCGTCCGAACCCGTCAAGCACTGCTCGAGTCAGCGGCCACGGTGTTCGGACGGCGCGGGTACGCAGAGGCGACGCTGAACATGATCAGCGTCGGCGCCGGAGTGAGCCCGGGCGCGCTCCACTTCCACTTCGAGAACAAGGCGGCCGTCGCGCAGGCCGTCGAGGCCGCCGGGGCCCGGACCCTGCGCGCGGTCACCCGTGAGGTGTACACGCGGCGGACGTCGGCCCTCCAGGCCCTGGCGGACAGCTCCCAGGCGCTCGCCGGGCTGCTGCTGTCCGACGTCGTGGCCCGGGCCGCCTTCCAGCTCAACCGGGAGCCGGCCTATCCGTCGTCCTTCGCCCTGCCCAGGGAGTGGCACGACTACGTGTACCGGCTGCTCGTCGAGGCCGCGGAGGAGGGCGCCCTGCTGCCCGGGCTCAACCACCGCAACGTCGCGACGACGGTGGTGGCGGCCACCCTCGGCTTCGAGGCCCTCGGCCGGGACGACCCCCAGTGGCTCGCCCCCCGTACGCTGGCCGGGTTCTGGCGGGTGGTCATGCCCTGTCTGGCCGCGCCCGCCGTGCTGCGCGAACTCGACACGGCCGGGCGCGGCAGCTGACGCGCCCGTGGCCCGCCGCCGCACACCGCGGCGGCGGGCCACGGACCCGCCCGGGCGACCCGCGGGACGACAACGGGACCCTACGGCCTCACACCGACCGCAGCGCCCTGACCGGCTCCCCCGCGTACTCCCCCGCAGGCCCCAGCACGGCCCTGCTCTCCTTCCCCAGCAGCTCGCGCACGTACCGGCGCGCCCGCCCCAGGTCGGCGCCGGGCCCCAGCACCTGCTCCACCGCCCTCTCGTCCAGCAGGACGTCGTTGCGGCACACCAGGTTCACCCCGCCCGGATCCGGCTCCACCGACCACTCCCCGGCGTGCGCCGCGAGCAGCGGGTGCGGCCGGGGCCGCTTGAAGACGATGCGCCCGGCCGCCGGGAAACACACCCGCACCTCCTCCACCGGGTACGAGGAGCCGTCCTCGGCCAGGCTCACCAGCCGGACGCGCTGCACCCCGGGCCGGTCCTCCACCACCTCGGCCTGCGCGACGTGCGCCACCCGGCCGGGCCAGGAGCCCGCCTCGTAGAGGAAGGCGTGGACAGGCTCGGCGGGCCCCTGGATCCGTACGGACTCCTCGAAGGACAACAGCAGCCCCTCCAGCCGCCGCCACCGCTCGGCGACGGCCCGCAGCCCGTCGGCCGCCGCCCGCCCCCGCGCCCCGGCCTCGGCGAGGACCCGTTCCGTCCCGGGGCCGTCCGCGACGGTGAGGTCCTGCTCCAGGAGCAGCCGCGACCAGCCCGGTGCCAGTTCCTCCACGCGCCAGCTGCCGGCCGCCCCCGTCACGGGGCCGGCGGGCCGCTCCTCGCGGAAGTCCACGCGCCGCCGCCCGGCGTCCAGGGCCCGCCGCCACAGCGACCGCCCGGCCCGCCCGTCCGTTCCCGCCCAGTGGGAGTACCGCTCGACGGTGCCGTCGAAGTCCAGCCGTTCGGTGTGGACGGTGTCCGGCAGGAACAGCGGCCACGGCGCGGTGTCGGCCACCAGGGCGTACAGGGCCGCGGCCGGCGCGGCCGCGTCGACCGCGTACGACAGCCGGTGCACTCGCTCGACTGACATCGGGCACCCCTCTCTCGGCTCTTGCCACAGATCCTGTCGCGGTCCGCCGGAGTCCGGACGGAACGCCGCTGGAGCCTCAGACCGCGGCCCGGCTGCCCAGGACGCGGTTGACCAGCTCGAGGAAGCGCCGGGGGGTGTCGCCCAGTTCGAGGAGCTCCCCGTCGAGGAGGACGTCGAACTTGCGCTCGATGGAGCCGGTGGTCTGCAGGACGGACAGCGAGTCGTAGCCGAGCTCGTCCCAGTAGAGGTCCTGGACCTCCTCGGTCAGCTCGACGCACTCCTCCTCGCCTCCCCAGAACCGCAGGATGCGGGTCAGGTCGGTGAGTTCCAGCCGGTGCATGGTGTGCCTCTCTCCTGGTCCGCCGGCGTGGCGACGCATACCGGGTCGCCAGGAGCCTGGCCGAGGGTTCTGGAGGGACGCTCACACCGGGCCCCAGCCGCGCTGGAGCCCCGCCACCGCACCGCCCGGCCGTCCGGCCGTCCCCTGATATACCTATGCGGCGTACAGATCGAAGGTGGAGCTGCGACGCGGTCCCGCGACCACGTCCAGCGCGGGGTCCACCCGCAGCATCGCCTGGTGCAGGCGCTGGAGCTGCTGCGAGGGCTCCACCCCCAGCTCGCCGATCAGCCGGGCGCGGAGCCGGCGGTAGACGTCCAGGGCGGTCGCCTGCCGGCCCGAGCGGTAGAGGGCCACCATGGCCTGCGAGTGCAGGCCCTCGTGTTGCGGGTTGCGGGCCATCAGCTCGGTGAGCTCCGCGAGGAGTTCGGTGTGCCGGCCCAGCCGGAGGTCGACGTCGATGCGCCGCTCGGTGGTCACGAGCCGGCTCTCGGCGAGCCGCAGCACCTCGATCTCCAGGATCGGCCCGACCCGTACGTCGACCAGGGCGGGGCCCTGCCACAGGTCGAGCGCCTTGCGCAGCAGGTCCGCTGCGCGCTCGTCGTCGCCCTCGTCGAAGGCGTTCTGACCGGCGGCCGCAAGGGCCTCGTAGCTGTGGACGTCCACAGACTCCTGCGGGATCTGGAGCAGGTAGCCCCCGTGCCGCGTCGCGAGCACGTCCTTGGCCGTGCCCGGTGCTCCCGGCCCCATGGCCGTGCCCAGCCTGCGGCGCAGCTGGAGGATGTACGTCTGCAGGGTGGTGAGCGCGCTCTCGGGCAGTTTGGTGCCCCAGATCTCCTCCATGAGGGTCGGTACGGGCATCACCCGGCCCGGGTAGAGCGCGAGAAGCGCCAGGATCTGACGCGGCTTGCCCGCCGTAGGAACGATCGATGCCCCGTTGACCTCGGCACTCAACGGACCCAGAACCTGAATCTCCACGGTCTCCCCGTCTCCCCTCCACATTTCGTCGAGATACCCTCGGTTATCAGTATTCGACCCGATGACGGTAAGCCAGCCCAGGGCAACATCACCGGGCACTCAAGCCGACGTCGAGCGGACCTCCGAAACGGGCGAACAGACGACGGATTCCCAGCACAAGATTCCGACAGGACGTCAAACCCCGTGCTCAGCCCATGGATCGGGCTCGTCACATCTGTTCCGATTCCCGGCTGTGCAAAATGCGTCTCAGGTTTTCCGGCAGCTTCTGCAAAAGACCTGACAAAGATTTCTCATATCAGCTGCCGGTTTTGCGCTCCTTCGGGATCAGCCGACGCGGGCGAGCCGCTTGCGCGCGGTCTCGGGGGATTCCGCCGGGCTCTCGGGGCTGCTCATCAGGATCGAGCGCTGCAGGCTGCGCAGGGCGGCGGACGGCTCGATGCCGAGCTCGCGGACCAGGGTGGCGCGCAGCCGCTGGTAGACGCTGAGCGCCTCGCCGCGTCGGCCCGAGCGGTGCAGGGCGAGCATGAACTGCCCGTGCAGGTTCTCGTGGATGCGGTAGCGGCTCGCCAGCACGGTCAGCTCCGCGAGCAGCTCGCGGTGCCGGCCGAGCCGGAGGTCGGCCTCGATGCGCTGGTCGAGCGCGCACAGCCGGGTCTCTTCCAGCCGCCGCGTCTCCATGTCCAGCTGCACGCCGCCGTCGACGTCGGCGAAGGCCGAGCCCGACCACAGGGCGAGGGCCTCGCGCAGCAGCCGCGCCGCCGTGGGGAAGTCCCCCGCGTCCATGGCCCGGTAGCCCATTCCGGCCAGCCGGTCGAATTCGCGGACGTCACTGGTGCCGCCGCCGCTGTTGAGCATGTAACCGCCGGGCAGCGTCACGAGCACGTCCTTGGCGGTGCGCGACCCGTCGGTGCCCTCGAGCGCGGTGCCGATGAGGCCGCGCAGCTGGAGCACGTACGTCTGGAGCGTGGTCCGGGCGCTGCGCGGCGGCTCGTTGCCCCACAGCTCCTCGATGAGCGCGGCCACCGGCACCACCTGGTCCGCGTGGAGCGCGAGCAGCGCCAGCACCTGGCGGGGCTTGGCGGCGGTGGGAGTGATCGAGACCCCGTTCTCCCGCACGGTCAGTGCGCCCAGTACATCGATGTCCACGCCGTACTCCCCTGCTTCGTCCTTGGATGAACCCTCGAAGTTCGCTGGAACGAGCAAAAAACAGCTGAGCCGGTTTGTCAATACCAAACCGGCTGTTCCGTTTTTTGCTTGCGGACGCTCTATCAACCCCTTAAAACAGCCTCTGAACTGCACGTTCAATGGTCTGACGATGATCCAGAAGGCCTCAGGGCCGCCCTCAGGGGCCAGACAGCCCCTGTAGATCCCTCCTCCAAACGAGGGGAAACGGCCGAAAATTGACCAACTAGTTGGCTGATTCCCGCCCCACCGGGCCTGTCGCGCTCCGCCGGGCGGGCCCCATCCAAGGCCCCCCAGGCCCGGCAGTACGGAATTAGCAGGACTAGACAAACCGCTCTCCCGGTTTGCTCACGTGGTCCATCGATAGGCGGACGGCAGAGCGGTGGCCGAGCGCCGCTGGAGCGTGACTCGATGCCAGGGGGGCGAGGGCCTCCCCCGCACCGGGAACCCCTCGCGACATCCGGGCTCCGGACGGCCTGCTGTCGACCCCTCTTGCCGGGCGGCCCGCCCGCCCCCACGAGGTGGCCCAGAGGGCACCTTTTGGCCGATTCCCGTATGTCCACATGTCGGACGAACCCTCTCCGGGGCACCGCCACCTCCCGGGAGCTTCACGTTGGCGAATCATCCCGGCGACTCCCAGACGCAGCCAGAGCCCCTCTCCCCATTTCTCCCCCGGGCACGAGCGGGTACCCCACGGGACCGGCCAAAGCGCATGAACTGGCAGATATCGGCCGCGTTCGGCAGCCACCAGCCCCCTCGTGCTGTCCCACCGCGCTCTTCTCCCCCCGGGGGTCGCCACCCCGGCCCCCGTAGCGCAAAGGGAAGCCGCCGCCGCGCAACCACTGCCCGTCCGCCCCGCCCGGCCCCCCGGCAACCGCCTTCCGGCTAAAGGATTGCTCTTGATGCGCTTGAGATCATTCTCTGCGTGTGGCGAAGATTCTCCGCCGGCCGACCGGCGGAGACCTGGGCAAACACGCGCTGAGCAGTTGGCCGGAATCTGCTCTTCCATATATTTCCCGGACCTGCTTCCAGCTACCCCTGGAGAAAAAACCGGTTGGTATATATTTTTTGAGCAGTCACACCTGTTACTGGTCAGCGCTGTCTAGGGGGAACAATGAGCGCGAGCACGTTTCACGTTGGGCGCACAGCGGTCTACGACCGGGCGGAGCCGGCCACGGCCCCGGAAGAACGACATGAATCCCGCTTCCCGTCCCTCACCACCGTTCCGAAGGAACTGGTGCACCGCACCTCCGAGGAGCAGGTCCTGCTCACCGACTGGCGGCGACAGGACGACGCCCACTTCTCCGTAACCGCCCAATGGCCCCGCTCGCACGCGTTCTTCACCCCCGTGGCAGGGGGTTACTACGATCCCCTCATTTGCGCCGAAACGATTCGTCAGATCGCCTACCTCCTGGGGCATGCGGAATTCGCCGTTCCGTTCGGTTACCAGTTCGTCCTGTGGGACCTCAGCGTCAACGTCGTAAGACCGGAGCGCCTGCGGGTCGGCCTCGCACCAGCCATCGTCGAGCTCGACATCACCTGCGTGGAGATCAAGCGGCGGGCCGGCCGGC
It encodes:
- a CDS encoding AfsR/SARP family transcriptional regulator translates to MDIDVLGALTVRENGVSITPTAAKPRQVLALLALHADQVVPVAALIEELWGNEPPRSARTTLQTYVLQLRGLIGTALEGTDGSRTAKDVLVTLPGGYMLNSGGGTSDVREFDRLAGMGYRAMDAGDFPTAARLLREALALWSGSAFADVDGGVQLDMETRRLEETRLCALDQRIEADLRLGRHRELLAELTVLASRYRIHENLHGQFMLALHRSGRRGEALSVYQRLRATLVRELGIEPSAALRSLQRSILMSSPESPAESPETARKRLARVG
- a CDS encoding FAD-dependent monooxygenase; protein product: MDAPVIVVGAGPAGLMLAGELRLAGVAVVVLERLERRTGESRGLGFTTRTLETFDQRGILARFGDIERSTLGHFGGLPLDFGVLDGACQAAKTVPQSVTETHLEEWATGLGADIRRGWDVLSLHDDGEGVDVEVRGPGAATRTLRASWLVGCDGGRSTVRKAAGFDFPGTPATMEMFLADIKGIELKPRMIGETLPGGMVMVGPLPGGTTRIVVCERGTPPRRRESAPSFDEVAAAWQRLTGEDISAAEPVWVSAFGDAARQVTEYRRGRVLLAGDAAHIHLPAGGQGMNTGIQDAFNLGWKLASVVQGRAPLGLLDTYHTERHAVGRRLLMNTRAQGLLFLSGAEVQPLRDSLRALMAYEDVARHLAAMVTGLEITYEVGKGSHPLLGRRMPHLELAAADGTTSSTELLRPGRGVLLDLADNPRLRGRAAAWAERVDTVTARPRGAADGLHDTTALLIRPDGYVAWAAPGSHHDLPMALERWFGTP
- a CDS encoding ScbR family autoregulator-binding transcription factor, yielding MKQERAVRTRQALLESAATVFGRRGYAEATLNMISVGAGVSPGALHFHFENKAAVAQAVEAAGARTLRAVTREVYTRRTSALQALADSSQALAGLLLSDVVARAAFQLNREPAYPSSFALPREWHDYVYRLLVEAAEEGALLPGLNHRNVATTVVAATLGFEALGRDDPQWLAPRTLAGFWRVVMPCLAAPAVLRELDTAGRGS
- a CDS encoding TetR/AcrR family transcriptional regulator C-terminal domain-containing protein, whose protein sequence is MATPQATIERAPAGPGAGQAGPDGERSDIVRAARTVLAREGWRHCTAEATAAEAGLPTAAVGRHFPDHEQLLLGVLLDSSASVAASLAAVAESYLAEIHDLREDLIALGRAWLAPLEAFREHFAIVRHISAEVTHLPAQAVDKWQATGPRQARRELARRLQQVAARGLLDIADADQAAERFILLVPSSVVQRSFHGALPLGRAEEDALIADGVDDFIRLYGPASR
- a CDS encoding phosphopantetheine-binding protein; translation: MHRLELTDLTRILRFWGGEEECVELTEEVQDLYWDELGYDSLSVLQTTGSIERKFDVLLDGELLELGDTPRRFLELVNRVLGSRAAV
- a CDS encoding TcmI family type II polyketide cyclase, with translation MHSNLIVARMDVHSSAEVAKIFAEFDRTDMPERMGTLRRRLFSYNGLYFHLQDFAEDDGGERIEQSRNDPRFMRISYDLQPFIQPYDPETWRSPADAMATRFYDWTATE
- a CDS encoding SRPBCC family protein, yielding MSVERVHRLSYAVDAAAPAAALYALVADTAPWPLFLPDTVHTERLDFDGTVERYSHWAGTDGRAGRSLWRRALDAGRRRVDFREERPAGPVTGAAGSWRVEELAPGWSRLLLEQDLTVADGPGTERVLAEAGARGRAAADGLRAVAERWRRLEGLLLSFEESVRIQGPAEPVHAFLYEAGSWPGRVAHVAQAEVVEDRPGVQRVRLVSLAEDGSSYPVEEVRVCFPAAGRIVFKRPRPHPLLAAHAGEWSVEPDPGGVNLVCRNDVLLDERAVEQVLGPGADLGRARRYVRELLGKESRAVLGPAGEYAGEPVRALRSV
- a CDS encoding response regulator transcription factor, producing the protein MNQRTFAVLEPHTTAAGANGGFLPAEGLRVPPHAPAQSALWRVLIVESNAMEAETLARGLRRHGHEVDIVGTGSEALRGYADADLVLLDLELPDLDGLEVCRGIRAAHEIPVIAVTARGSELDRVLGLQAGADDYLVKPYGFRELMARMEAVMRRARPSRPAAATITCGPLRIDAGTREVTLNGEPVETTRKEFDMLYLLASHPDTVIPRKMLMQQVWGDSWSRRTVDTHVSTLRNKIGANWIITIRGVGFRFGQG
- a CDS encoding AfsR/SARP family transcriptional regulator; the protein is MEIQVLGPLSAEVNGASIVPTAGKPRQILALLALYPGRVMPVPTLMEEIWGTKLPESALTTLQTYILQLRRRLGTAMGPGAPGTAKDVLATRHGGYLLQIPQESVDVHSYEALAAAGQNAFDEGDDERAADLLRKALDLWQGPALVDVRVGPILEIEVLRLAESRLVTTERRIDVDLRLGRHTELLAELTELMARNPQHEGLHSQAMVALYRSGRQATALDVYRRLRARLIGELGVEPSQQLQRLHQAMLRVDPALDVVAGPRRSSTFDLYAA
- a CDS encoding beta-ketoacyl-[acyl-carrier-protein] synthase family protein, which encodes MGRRVVITGIGVLAPGGIGVREFWELLSSGRTATREITHFDASPFRSRVAAEADFLPELHGLTDEEIRRMDRAAQFGVVAAREAVADSGLDFAALDPYRTGVSIGTGVGAVSSLDKAYRTATDHGRLAAVDHMRAPADLYDHFVPGSFATEVAWAVGAEGPATVVSTGCTSGIDSVAHAVDLIREGSADVMVTGATDAPITPLTLACFDAVKATTSLNDDPARASRPFDATRRGFVLGEGAAVFVLEELEAARRRGATVYAEVAGHASRSSAFHMTGLRPDGRELAEAITVALDEAHLNPSDLDYVNAHGSGTRQNDAHETAAYKLALGPYAHRTPVSSVKSMIGHSLGSVGSIEIAASVLAMRHHLVPPTANLRTRDPQCDLDYVPLVAREHRTDAVLTVSSGFGGFQSAMVLARPDRRTA